In Rhodopirellula sp. P2, the DNA window AAGCAGGACGGCAGGAGTCTTTCGGCTTCTCTCTGTCTTCATCCCTGCCGGGATCAAAAATCGCGCAACAGTGCTTCCCAGCACCAAACGTTTCGCGGTCCAGGCGAACGCCCAAACGGTTCTCATGGTTCTGCCCGATCATTGCTGCCGACCTGCTTGGAGACGGGACGCTTGCGGGGACGGCGATCGCGCTGACGCTCACGTCAATCCATCGAGCTCTTTGCGATGGAGGATCGGACCGCTTCGTGGATTTGTTTGATGTGCTGGATGTGCTCCCCAGTGAGCGGTTTGACGAAGTAGTCCATGACAAACGGGTATCGCATGGCTGGGTCACGGTCACGTGACTCTTCTGAGCTTGTGAGCATCGCAACAACAGGGAGGTTGCCGGGGTCTGTTTGGGAGTACTCCTGCAAGAATTCATGACCGTTCATTCGCGGCATGTTGATGTCGACGAGAATCACATCCGGTTTCGTCTCGCTGTCTCGCAGGATTGCCAACGCTTCCAAGCCATCGAAGGCGGTTGTGAGATCGAGGGCTTCCCCGGCACGTTTGAAGGCCATTTGGCAGAGGTAGTGGAACGCTTCATCGTCTTCGATGAGGAGGATTCGCACTGGTCAGGCTCCCAGGCTGGGGAAATGGATTGTGAATCGGGATCCGTCTTCTGTCTGACGGTAACCGACCGAACCGTCGATCGCATCGACGTTTTTGGAAACCAGGTACAAGCCCAGTCCGCTTCCATCTGAGACTTGGGGGTGAAAACGTTTGAACATGCCAAAAATCTGGTCGTTGAACTTTGGATCAATTCCCAGCCCATTGTCGCAAATCGACAATTCGAAATCATTCCCGACCTTTTTCACTTCGATCGTGATTCGGGAGGTCCGTTGATGGATGTCTCGATATTTGACCGCGTTGCTGACCAGGTTCTCGATCGATTGTTTCAGGGGCACCCGCTTGGTTTGCACTTGAAGCTGTTCATCGCAAAGGACTTGAAAGTCAACCACATCGCCGCCGGGCAAATCACGGCCGTGTTGCACTGCCTCGTCGATGAGGGAGCGGAGCGGAACGGTCTTAACGAGAGAGTCTGCCATGCTTTGTTTGACCAAGTCAACGATGTCTTGAATCGTGTATGAAAGTTTTGTCAACGAAGTTTCTGCGCGGCGAATCGCCTCCTTGGCTTCCTGCGGATCATCTTCGTCGAGCAATTTGATCGCCAGTTGCGAAAGACATCATGAGGAAACAACTGGCGAACGAAGGTCATGCGACATCCGGTAGGTGAACTCGATCAGTTCCGCGTTCGATTTTTCGAGGTGTTCCAGGGCGTTGGTGACCAGTGCCACGGTGGGTTGGAATACAAACCAAACCAATGCGAACAGGGTGCCCAATGAAACCAGTGTGAGGATTGCCTTGTAGGTTTGAAATGCCTGGATCCGTTTCTCCGCATCGGATTGGTGCTCAGCGACCACTTGGTCCAGCAAACCGAGCATTGGCCCGTCGAAGGCGATGCGTGCCAGATGATCTGTGGCGTTGCGATTGCTCGTTGCCAGTGATTCTTCAGCGCTGCGAAGGTAGTCTCGTATTTGGGAGTCGAGTCGACCCTCGCCAAAGTAAATCTCAGTTCGTCGGGGCGAGGTCGGGATCTCGCGTGACAGGAACGCATGGGATTGCCGCATCAACTGAATGGAGTCGCTCAGCTCTGCCCGGCAGGTTGCCTCAAATGAAGGGGAATCTGAGAGCAGCAGGGCACGGGAAGCCAGGGCAATGCGTTGAGACAGCATCCGTTGTCGACCGCTGACGTTGACCAGGAACGCATCTTCGTTCGCTTTCCGAATTTGTTCGGATTCGCAGACGAAGGCGAGGATGATCGTCGCGAAAATGATGCCGATCGCGATGCCAAAACGCTTTTTGAGAATCTGCCGCATTCTCAAAGCGTTGATTTGCTTGGTAGTCATGTTGTGCCCCAGGACGTGCTCTGCTCGATCCAACCATAGCACACA includes these proteins:
- a CDS encoding response regulator, with the translated sequence MRILLIEDDEAFHYLCQMAFKRAGEALDLTTAFDGLEALAILRDSETKPDVILVDINMPRMNGHEFLQEYSQTDPGNLPVVAMLTSSEESRDRDPAMRYPFVMDYFVKPLTGEHIQHIKQIHEAVRSSIAKSSMD
- a CDS encoding sensor histidine kinase — encoded protein: MTKLSYTIQDIVDLVKQSMADSLVKTVPLRSLIDEAVQHGRDLPGGDVVDFQVLCDEQLQVQTKRVPLKQSIENLVSNAVKYRDIHQRTSRITIEVKKVGNDFELSICDNGLGIDPKFNDQIFGMFKRFHPQVSDGSGLGLYLVSKNVDAIDGSVGYRQTEDGSRFTIHFPSLGA
- a CDS encoding type IV pili methyl-accepting chemotaxis transducer N-terminal domain-containing protein — its product is MTTKQINALRMRQILKKRFGIAIGIIFATIILAFVCESEQIRKANEDAFLVNVSGRQRMLSQRIALASRALLLSDSPSFEATCRAELSDSIQLMRQSHAFLSREIPTSPRRTEIYFGEGRLDSQIRDYLRSAEESLATSNRNATDHLARIAFDGPMLGLLDQVVAEHQSDAEKRIQAFQTYKAILTLVSLGTLFALVWFVFQPTVALVTNALEHLEKSNAELIEFTYRMSHDLRSPVVSS